The Nitrosospira lacus genome window below encodes:
- a CDS encoding AMP-binding protein: MIGERPTGQAVSAEDAAGVLLETARQLAAELHRRSSGEISATLDNSLEQDLGFDSLARVELLARIERVFGISLPEQVLANAETPRDLLRAVLTAAPAAAALKGIQRSEAPLQVSAEPADALTLPGVLDWHVRAHPHRTHITLLDEAGREDVISYVALQQGAMKIAAGLVEFGLQPGQSVAIMLPTSHDYFCCFFGTLLAGGVPVPIYPPVRVSQIEDHLRRHAGILSNALATILITVPEAKPVARLLRAQVETLRAITTAAELSVSGQAAEYPVQADNIALLQYTSGSTANPKGVALTHANLLTNIRAMGQAAGVTSTDVFVSWLPLYHDMGLIGAWLGSLYYACPLVVMSPITFLARPERWLWAIHQHRGTLSASPNFGYELCLHKIPDDVIDGLDLSSWRMAFNGAEPVSPATVVNFTQRFARYGLRPEAMAPVYGLAECSVGLAFPPPGRGPLIDCIKREEFTRSGRADPAGGENAEVLRFVACGRPLPGHQIKIVDATGNEVGERVEGYLKFKGPSATSGYFRNPEQNRLLFREGWLDSGDFAYLAAGDIYLTGRAKDIIIRAGRNIHPHELEEAVGNISGIRKGCVAVFGSPDPASGTERLVVLAEMRDIDSGKQEELRGQINALTLDMLGMPADDIVLAPVHSVLKTSSGKIRRAACRELYEKGAPPPRPVWWQVVRLAWAGALPQLRRGSRVASGILYAAYVWVLFCLLAPVTWLATALLPRPAWGWALSRGSARLLARLSGTPLVVRGLENLPCKAPFVLVANHASYLDGIMLVAALPGGFHAKEHFSFVAKRELLDSIVSRVYLRHIGSNFVDRFDPERGVEELKQVSRSLRSGSRPIFFPEGTFTRMPGLLPFRMGAFMVAAEAGVPIVPVTIRGTRSILRAGHWLPRRGIITITISKPILPDTKDWAAAIHLRDSARAEILRLCGEPDLMRGTLQEQDAQPGEEI, from the coding sequence TTGATTGGAGAGCGGCCAACAGGACAGGCGGTAAGCGCGGAAGATGCGGCTGGCGTTCTGCTGGAAACCGCGCGGCAGCTGGCAGCTGAATTGCATCGACGCTCCAGTGGGGAAATTTCGGCAACGCTGGACAACTCTCTGGAGCAGGATCTGGGTTTTGACAGTCTCGCGAGGGTAGAACTGCTCGCTCGCATTGAGCGTGTCTTCGGGATCAGTCTACCCGAACAGGTGCTGGCCAATGCCGAGACACCACGCGATCTGTTGCGAGCGGTATTGACGGCCGCGCCCGCCGCGGCAGCGCTGAAGGGAATACAGCGAAGTGAAGCTCCACTTCAGGTATCGGCGGAACCAGCCGATGCGCTGACGCTGCCAGGAGTTCTTGATTGGCACGTGCGCGCCCATCCGCACCGCACGCATATCACGTTGCTGGATGAAGCGGGCAGGGAAGACGTCATCTCCTACGTCGCATTGCAGCAAGGCGCCATGAAAATAGCGGCGGGACTGGTGGAATTCGGGTTGCAGCCCGGACAGTCCGTGGCGATCATGCTGCCGACCAGCCATGACTACTTCTGCTGCTTCTTTGGGACACTGCTCGCGGGCGGGGTTCCTGTGCCAATTTATCCCCCCGTTCGCGTCTCACAGATCGAGGATCATCTGCGCCGGCATGCGGGCATTCTGTCCAATGCGCTCGCCACGATCCTGATTACGGTGCCCGAGGCGAAACCGGTGGCTCGACTGCTCCGGGCTCAGGTGGAGACACTGCGCGCAATTACGACTGCGGCGGAGTTGTCCGTTTCCGGACAGGCGGCGGAGTATCCCGTCCAGGCCGATAATATCGCGCTGTTGCAGTACACCTCCGGGAGTACCGCCAATCCGAAGGGCGTTGCCTTGACTCATGCCAATTTACTCACCAATATCCGCGCGATGGGACAGGCGGCGGGGGTCACTTCCACGGACGTGTTTGTCAGCTGGCTGCCGCTCTATCATGACATGGGCTTGATCGGGGCCTGGCTGGGCAGCCTGTACTACGCGTGTCCGCTGGTGGTGATGTCACCCATCACCTTTCTGGCGCGGCCGGAACGCTGGCTGTGGGCGATCCATCAGCACCGCGGCACCCTTTCGGCATCTCCCAACTTTGGCTATGAGTTGTGCCTGCACAAGATCCCGGACGATGTTATCGATGGATTGGATCTGTCGAGCTGGCGTATGGCTTTTAACGGTGCCGAGCCGGTGAGTCCCGCGACTGTCGTCAATTTCACGCAGCGCTTTGCCCGCTACGGGCTGCGGCCGGAAGCGATGGCGCCGGTATACGGGTTGGCAGAATGCTCGGTTGGGCTCGCCTTTCCGCCGCCGGGCCGCGGGCCGTTGATCGACTGTATCAAGCGGGAAGAATTCACACGTTCCGGTCGGGCGGATCCAGCGGGAGGCGAAAATGCGGAGGTATTGCGCTTTGTGGCCTGTGGCCGGCCGCTTCCGGGCCACCAAATCAAAATTGTTGATGCCACAGGCAATGAAGTGGGGGAGCGGGTGGAAGGATACCTGAAATTCAAAGGACCGTCCGCTACCAGTGGTTACTTCCGCAACCCGGAGCAGAATCGCCTGTTGTTTCGCGAAGGGTGGCTGGATTCCGGCGATTTTGCTTACCTTGCTGCAGGTGATATTTATCTGACCGGACGTGCAAAGGACATTATCATTCGTGCCGGGCGCAATATCCACCCCCATGAGCTGGAAGAGGCGGTCGGTAATATCTCCGGCATTCGTAAGGGGTGCGTCGCGGTTTTTGGCAGCCCGGACCCGGCTTCCGGTACAGAGCGACTGGTGGTGCTGGCCGAGATGCGCGATATCGATTCCGGAAAGCAGGAGGAGTTGCGCGGTCAGATCAACGCCCTGACTCTGGATATGCTGGGAATGCCGGCAGACGATATTGTGCTGGCGCCTGTCCATAGCGTGCTCAAAACCTCGAGCGGCAAGATCCGCCGGGCAGCCTGCCGTGAGTTGTATGAAAAGGGGGCGCCCCCCCCGCGCCCGGTATGGTGGCAGGTGGTGCGGCTGGCGTGGGCCGGTGCGCTGCCTCAGTTGCGCCGCGGCAGCAGGGTGGCATCCGGCATTTTATATGCTGCATATGTATGGGTCCTGTTCTGCCTGCTGGCACCCGTGACCTGGCTGGCAACCGCATTGCTACCCCGCCCCGCCTGGGGGTGGGCATTAAGCAGGGGAAGCGCACGCCTCCTTGCACGTTTGTCGGGAACGCCATTAGTGGTTCGCGGGTTGGAAAATCTGCCCTGCAAGGCGCCGTTTGTGCTGGTGGCAAACCATGCCAGCTATCTCGACGGAATCATGCTGGTAGCAGCCCTGCCGGGCGGATTCCATGCCAAGGAGCATTTCAGTTTTGTAGCCAAACGGGAGCTGCTGGACAGTATTGTTTCGCGCGTATATCTACGGCATATCGGGTCGAATTTCGTCGATCGCTTCGATCCGGAACGCGGTGTGGAGGAATTAAAGCAGGTGTCCCGCTCATTGCGGTCTGGTAGCCGTCCGATATTTTTTCCCGAGGGCACATTCACCCGCATGCCCGGCTTGCTGCCTTTCCGGATGGGTGCATTTATGGTGGCTGCCGAAGCGGGAGTGCCGATAGTGCCCGTAACCATTCGTGGTACTCGCTCCATCCTTCGCGCCGGACATTGGTTGCCTCGCCGCGGGATTATTACCATCACGATCAGCAAGCCTATCTTGCCGGATACCAAGGATTGGGCTGCCGCCATTCATTTGAGGGACTCCGCTCGTGCGGAAATCTTGCGGCTTTGCGGAGAACCTGATCTCATGAGGGGAACACTGCAAGAGCAGGATGCTCAACCCGGGGAGGAAATTTAG
- a CDS encoding bifunctional ADP-dependent NAD(P)H-hydrate dehydratase/NAD(P)H-hydrate epimerase — protein MRNYSTAIYTTAEIREIEQLAAALPDPPALMEKAGLAAAEEARDRLLIHGRIRVLVLAGPGNNGGDAFAVARHLQAWWFKVTLVFTGERSTLSSDARHMLDAWLAAGGKIYAEIPKNEKWDAVIDGLFGIGLDRHEGRELEGRYLALVNAVNRMNLPVLAIDIPSGLGSDSGRVRGAAIRAVMTVTFIGLKPGLMTHQGPEYCGEICLHDLDLNTLSLKEPGSWMMDQILAQKLLPPPRLASSHKGTYGSVGIIGGSTGMMGAALLAGAAALKSGAGRVYLGLIAGKALEVDTAQPELMLRPVHEMFKLDQLSCLVVGPGLGMKADARFWLSSALESTLPLVLDADALNLIAAHSSIANLLRERKGPSILTPHPAEAARLLNTDTPTIQNDRMAAAADLAKRFNCRAVLKGGGSICAVSGGKRYINTSGNPGLSSAGTGDVLSGITGALLAQGLSSDNALLLAVYLHGAAADMLLKQQGGPVGMTASEIPNAARYLLNQWIHNS, from the coding sequence ATGCGTAATTACTCCACCGCTATTTATACCACTGCCGAGATCCGCGAAATCGAGCAACTCGCGGCTGCATTGCCTGACCCCCCCGCCTTGATGGAAAAAGCCGGTCTTGCCGCAGCTGAAGAAGCGCGGGACAGGTTGCTGATCCACGGGCGGATCCGGGTGCTGGTACTCGCAGGTCCGGGTAATAATGGTGGCGATGCTTTCGCAGTGGCACGCCATCTGCAAGCGTGGTGGTTCAAAGTAACGCTTGTGTTCACCGGCGAACGCTCAACCTTGTCCAGCGATGCGCGGCACATGCTGGACGCATGGCTTGCTGCGGGGGGCAAAATATATGCCGAAATCCCGAAAAATGAAAAATGGGATGCGGTGATAGACGGATTATTTGGCATTGGTCTCGATCGCCACGAGGGTCGAGAACTCGAGGGTAGATACCTGGCTCTGGTCAACGCCGTCAACCGCATGAACCTGCCAGTGCTTGCCATCGATATTCCCAGCGGCTTGGGCAGCGACAGCGGCCGGGTTCGTGGCGCAGCGATCCGGGCAGTCATGACGGTCACGTTCATTGGCCTCAAACCCGGCCTCATGACTCATCAGGGTCCCGAATATTGCGGGGAAATTTGCCTGCACGATCTCGACCTCAATACGCTTTCGCTGAAAGAACCCGGCTCATGGATGATGGATCAGATTTTGGCTCAAAAGTTATTGCCGCCACCCCGCCTCGCCAGCAGCCACAAGGGCACGTATGGCAGCGTCGGCATAATTGGCGGCTCAACAGGGATGATGGGTGCGGCACTTCTGGCGGGCGCAGCGGCATTGAAATCGGGCGCGGGGCGCGTCTATCTCGGTTTGATTGCCGGCAAGGCGCTTGAGGTGGACACTGCGCAGCCTGAGCTGATGCTGCGCCCCGTGCATGAAATGTTCAAGCTCGATCAGCTGAGCTGCCTTGTTGTCGGCCCAGGGCTGGGAATGAAAGCCGATGCGCGTTTCTGGCTGAGTTCCGCGCTGGAATCCACTCTGCCCCTGGTGCTGGATGCCGACGCGCTGAATCTCATCGCCGCCCATTCCAGCATTGCCAATCTGTTACGGGAGCGCAAGGGTCCGTCCATCCTCACACCACATCCCGCCGAAGCCGCACGTCTTCTGAACACGGACACCCCGACGATTCAAAATGACCGCATGGCCGCTGCGGCGGATCTGGCGAAGCGCTTCAATTGCCGCGCGGTATTGAAAGGCGGGGGCAGCATTTGCGCTGTGTCCGGCGGCAAACGCTATATCAATACCAGCGGCAATCCTGGCTTAAGCAGCGCGGGAACGGGCGATGTATTGTCCGGCATCACGGGCGCTTTGCTGGCGCAGGGATTAAGTTCGGACAATGCACTCTTGCTGGCGGTTTATCTGCACGGAGCCGCGGCGGATATGCTGCTCAAACAACAGGGCGGGCCGGTGGGAATGACCGCCTCGGAAATCCCGAATGCTGCACGCTACCTGTTGAATCAGTGGATCCACAATTCCTGA